Proteins encoded together in one Pontiella desulfatans window:
- a CDS encoding sulfatase, producing the protein MNRLLSVILCAGFVCSVLAVERKPNVIIFYVDDMGWAGVGSYGCGFIDTPEIDRLASDGVRFTNAYSPAPNCSPSRASMLTGLYPPRHGITQYLPGNKAKQNYKKRPMEQADLPPGLDPKFTTLADVFKAGDYATASMGKWHLGGENYSPEKQGFDVVVGGTDEGHHSKVFPPYLKDPDALKGDPDEHITHCLQRNALTFIEQHADEPFFFYMPFYSVHTPFGGNKALQAKYDRRFPDDKKKADYCAMTEGVDQFVGAVRAKLKELEIDQNTLIVFTSDNGGVFDETCEALREKKGHVFEGGIRVPCILAGKGVKGGRVSDIPINHIDFMPTLAGIAGLEAPAGDGVDLRPILEGAGKIPERDLFWHYPHYANSGGKPGSVIRRGDYKLIHLYENDAWELYNLNEDLAESSDLAKEQPERTAIMRKALESWLQEMGAVIPKRR; encoded by the coding sequence ATGAATAGATTGTTGAGTGTTATTCTGTGTGCGGGTTTTGTCTGTTCCGTCTTGGCGGTTGAGCGGAAACCCAACGTGATTATTTTCTATGTCGATGACATGGGCTGGGCCGGCGTTGGCAGCTATGGGTGCGGTTTTATCGATACGCCCGAAATCGACCGGCTGGCATCGGACGGCGTTCGTTTCACGAATGCCTATTCCCCGGCGCCCAACTGTTCCCCCAGCCGCGCAAGCATGCTGACCGGGCTCTATCCGCCGCGACATGGCATCACGCAATATCTCCCCGGTAACAAGGCCAAGCAAAACTACAAGAAAAGGCCGATGGAGCAAGCCGATCTTCCGCCAGGGCTCGATCCAAAATTCACCACCCTCGCCGATGTCTTTAAGGCTGGAGACTATGCCACCGCCAGCATGGGAAAATGGCATTTGGGAGGAGAAAATTACTCTCCGGAAAAACAAGGGTTCGACGTGGTGGTCGGCGGTACGGACGAGGGGCATCACAGCAAGGTCTTTCCTCCGTATTTGAAAGATCCGGATGCGTTGAAAGGCGATCCGGATGAACACATCACGCACTGCTTGCAACGCAACGCTTTGACCTTTATCGAGCAACACGCGGACGAGCCGTTTTTCTTCTATATGCCGTTCTATTCCGTCCATACGCCCTTTGGTGGCAACAAGGCGTTGCAGGCCAAGTATGACCGACGGTTCCCTGACGACAAAAAGAAGGCGGACTATTGCGCCATGACCGAGGGCGTGGATCAGTTCGTGGGGGCCGTGCGCGCGAAACTCAAAGAGCTGGAGATCGATCAAAACACCCTCATCGTTTTCACCTCCGACAATGGCGGAGTCTTTGATGAAACCTGTGAGGCGCTGCGGGAAAAGAAGGGTCATGTCTTCGAAGGCGGCATCCGGGTGCCCTGCATCCTTGCCGGCAAGGGCGTCAAAGGCGGACGCGTGAGCGACATACCGATTAACCACATCGACTTCATGCCGACTCTCGCCGGTATCGCTGGACTGGAAGCCCCAGCGGGCGACGGTGTCGACCTTCGTCCCATCCTCGAAGGCGCCGGAAAGATTCCCGAACGCGACCTCTTTTGGCACTACCCGCACTATGCAAACTCCGGCGGCAAGCCCGGTTCGGTCATTCGTCGCGGGGATTACAAGCTGATCCACCTTTATGAAAACGATGCGTGGGAACTCTACAACCTGAACGAAGATCTCGCCGAATCCAGCGACCTAGCCAAGGAACAACCCGAACGAACTGCCATCATGCGGAAGGCGCTGGAAAGCTGGCTCCAAGAGATGGGCGCGGTGATTCCAAAACGCCGATGA
- a CDS encoding sulfatase, with translation MKRNIRYAAAMVFVALSVCGADVDKPNILFIISDDLTAALGCYGHPQCKTPNIDRIAARGVRFDNVYCMNPVCGPSRASLMTGRYPGDLDCYSNRDSKTLFQDPSVTSMTEPFRREGWFVARVSKVYHMGIPGDIARGGAGADHAASWDVAVNIKDLEQNQPGKYEHLTPKMKSSGMAFKVVETEAGALELADGKAATQAIGLLREHGDKPFFLAVGFVRPHVPLVAPPEFFEPYLLDGIELQQVPENDLADIPEAHQFDVNEVKYGMSEEQQLKALRAYYASISYMDAQVGRLLDELERLGLHDDTIVVFTSDHGYHLGEHHMWQKQSLFENSSRVPFIVSVPWLADAHGKGCDRIAEHIDLFPTLTDLCGIEAPADLPGESMQNLLKDPERGSWNKTAAYTLNSKGGETVRNDRFRLIVWHDGKSGTELYNHEKDPGEFTNLADNPEYAAKLKEMRALLDQRRRVAKTDVKAYLEKVPPAFDKQKFLKNQQRKKKQP, from the coding sequence ATGAAAAGAAACATTCGCTATGCAGCAGCCATGGTTTTTGTTGCGCTATCCGTATGCGGGGCAGATGTCGATAAACCCAATATTCTGTTCATTATTTCCGACGACCTGACTGCGGCGCTGGGTTGCTATGGACATCCTCAATGCAAAACCCCGAACATTGACCGGATCGCGGCGCGCGGCGTGCGCTTCGACAACGTGTATTGCATGAACCCGGTCTGCGGCCCCTCCCGCGCGTCGCTCATGACAGGACGCTACCCGGGGGATCTGGACTGCTACAGCAACCGCGATTCAAAAACACTGTTTCAGGACCCGTCCGTCACCAGCATGACCGAGCCGTTCCGTCGGGAGGGCTGGTTTGTCGCACGGGTCAGCAAGGTTTATCACATGGGCATTCCCGGCGACATCGCCAGGGGCGGAGCCGGAGCGGATCATGCCGCATCGTGGGATGTGGCGGTCAATATCAAGGATCTTGAACAAAACCAGCCGGGGAAATACGAGCACCTTACCCCGAAGATGAAGAGTTCCGGCATGGCGTTCAAGGTGGTCGAGACCGAAGCGGGTGCGTTGGAACTGGCCGATGGCAAGGCGGCCACCCAGGCCATTGGGCTACTCAGGGAGCATGGGGACAAGCCGTTTTTTCTGGCGGTGGGCTTTGTGCGGCCGCACGTCCCGTTGGTCGCGCCGCCGGAATTTTTCGAACCCTACCTGCTGGACGGCATCGAGCTGCAACAGGTTCCGGAAAACGATCTCGCGGATATCCCCGAAGCGCACCAGTTCGATGTCAACGAAGTCAAGTATGGCATGTCCGAAGAGCAGCAGCTCAAGGCGCTTCGCGCCTACTATGCCTCCATTTCCTACATGGATGCCCAGGTCGGGCGCCTGTTGGACGAGCTGGAGCGGTTGGGTTTGCACGACGACACCATCGTCGTTTTCACCTCCGACCACGGCTACCACCTGGGCGAGCACCACATGTGGCAAAAGCAGTCCCTGTTCGAAAATTCCTCCCGCGTTCCCTTCATCGTTTCTGTTCCATGGCTGGCGGATGCGCACGGAAAGGGCTGCGACCGCATTGCGGAGCATATCGACTTGTTTCCGACCCTCACCGATCTTTGCGGCATTGAGGCACCTGCCGACTTGCCGGGAGAGTCGATGCAGAACCTGCTCAAGGATCCGGAGCGGGGTTCGTGGAATAAAACCGCGGCATACACCCTCAACAGCAAGGGCGGGGAAACCGTGCGCAACGATCGCTTCCGCCTAATCGTCTGGCACGACGGAAAGAGCGGTACCGAACTCTACAACCATGAAAAGGATCCCGGCGAATTCACCAACCTTGCCGACAATCCGGAATATGCCGCCAAGCTAAAAGAAATGCGGGCGTTGCTCGATCAACGGCGGCGCGTGGCGAAGACCGATGTGAAAGCCTATCTGGAGAAGGTTCCTCCGGCTTTCGACAAACAGAAATTCCTGAAGAATCAACAGCGAAAAAAGAAACAACCCTGA
- a CDS encoding sulfatase family protein: MSKKSNGIAIILVMAFATAAMAAEKPNILFIFSDDHAVKSISAYGLNEITQLAPTPNIDRIAEGGALFENNFCANSICAPSRACVLTGKHSHINGQRGNRDTFDGTQQTFPKLLQQAGYSTAIFGKWHLKSDPTGFNQWNVLEGQGTYYAPDFLTANGTQETTGYSTEIVTDLAMDYLKKNKDSDKPFMVMCQYKAPHRNWMPAPAYLNKFDDVTFPEPDTLFDDYTGRTRSASEHKMGIDEHMSMFYDLKVAEQPGRYNKAMTLFMKRMTPEERTAWDAAYDPKNKKFIESNLSGKALVRWKYQRYIKDYLRCVAAVDDNIGRLLDYLKKNGLEENTIVVYSSDQGFYLGEHGWFDKRWMYEESLRQPLAMRWPGVINPGTRIRQLTQNIDIAPTFIEAAGQKIPEEIQGESLLPLFQESSPQWRDAIYYQYYDGGGHGVARHYGVRDDRYKLIHLYDTDDWELFDLQNDPNEMNSEYNNPEYSMTVERMKKKLAALQTQYKTPPPEEGK; the protein is encoded by the coding sequence ATGAGCAAGAAATCTAACGGAATCGCCATCATTTTGGTGATGGCATTCGCGACCGCGGCCATGGCCGCGGAAAAACCAAATATTCTTTTCATTTTTTCAGACGACCATGCAGTCAAGTCGATCAGCGCCTATGGCCTCAACGAGATCACCCAGCTCGCCCCCACCCCGAACATAGACCGGATTGCCGAAGGCGGAGCGCTATTTGAAAACAATTTTTGCGCCAACAGCATCTGTGCACCCAGCCGCGCCTGTGTGCTGACCGGAAAGCACAGCCACATCAACGGCCAGCGCGGCAATAGGGATACCTTCGACGGCACGCAGCAAACCTTCCCCAAGCTCCTGCAGCAGGCGGGATACTCCACCGCCATTTTCGGCAAGTGGCACCTAAAATCGGACCCGACCGGCTTCAACCAATGGAACGTTTTGGAAGGACAGGGAACCTACTATGCCCCCGATTTCCTGACCGCCAACGGCACCCAGGAAACCACCGGCTATTCCACTGAAATCGTCACGGATTTGGCCATGGACTACCTCAAGAAGAACAAGGATTCGGACAAACCGTTTATGGTGATGTGCCAATACAAAGCCCCGCATCGTAACTGGATGCCGGCACCAGCCTACCTGAATAAGTTCGACGATGTAACGTTCCCCGAGCCGGATACCCTGTTCGACGACTATACCGGTCGAACCCGCTCCGCTTCCGAACATAAAATGGGCATTGATGAACACATGAGCATGTTCTACGACCTCAAAGTGGCGGAGCAGCCTGGCCGGTATAATAAGGCGATGACTCTGTTCATGAAACGCATGACGCCTGAAGAACGCACGGCCTGGGATGCCGCGTATGATCCGAAGAACAAAAAGTTTATTGAATCCAACCTGAGCGGCAAGGCGTTGGTTCGCTGGAAATACCAACGCTACATCAAAGACTACCTCCGATGCGTCGCCGCGGTGGACGACAACATTGGGCGGCTGCTCGACTACCTGAAAAAAAACGGACTCGAAGAAAACACCATCGTGGTCTACAGCTCCGATCAGGGTTTCTATCTCGGTGAGCACGGCTGGTTCGATAAGCGATGGATGTACGAGGAGTCGCTCCGCCAGCCGCTGGCGATGCGCTGGCCGGGCGTAATCAACCCCGGAACCCGGATCCGTCAGCTGACCCAGAACATTGACATTGCTCCCACATTCATCGAAGCGGCAGGCCAGAAAATTCCTGAAGAGATCCAGGGAGAAAGCCTGCTTCCCTTGTTTCAGGAGTCCTCTCCACAATGGCGCGACGCCATCTACTACCAGTACTACGACGGCGGCGGTCACGGCGTGGCCCGACACTATGGGGTGCGCGACGACCGCTATAAACTGATCCACCTCTACGACACGGACGACTGGGAACTTTTCGACCTCCAGAACGATCCGAACGAAATGAACAGCGAATACAATAATCCCGAATACAGCATGACCGTGGAACGCATGAAGAAAAAACTCGCGGCATTGCAGACTCAATACAAAACGCCTCCCCCCGAAGAAGGAAAATAA
- a CDS encoding sulfatase family protein, with translation MMKKAIQRATIRFLILFSATVMAAQPPNIIVILADDMGMDSVSAFNDQLGFKTPHIDAFVKEGMVFTDGHSGSAVCSPTRYGLLTGRYAWRSRLKKTIVVNWEALLIEKDRLTIASMLKTEGYDTAAIGKWHLGWSWPFKHGKANHTARAKTMAQWARDGIDWKAPVGGGPTSCGFDYYFGDDVINKPPRVYIENDRVLGTPDPKNDWYTSDSDWKVDEVLPTITEKAVAYIEEKAKMDAPFFLYFPMTSPHGPIAPSDAFKGKSGISPYIDFVIETDHRIGQVIDAVDRSGITENTLILFSADNGTSLKFPREDGSLEKGINFNTHVRGGKSDIWEGGHKVPFVARWPKTVAAGSQNNTPVCLTDLMATAADLVGFDLPDSAAVDSVSLLPALQGKPFVRGSIINHSISGKFAIRDGRWKLAFCPGSGGWSSPTDDEAVELNLPALQLYDMVNDPMETTNIANRHPETVQQLTKELHKIISQGRSTEGAPQKNAGKTWLPEI, from the coding sequence ATGATGAAAAAGGCCATCCAACGCGCGACCATTCGTTTCCTGATCTTGTTTTCAGCAACCGTGATGGCCGCGCAACCCCCCAACATCATCGTCATCCTTGCGGACGACATGGGCATGGACTCGGTATCCGCCTTCAATGACCAGCTCGGTTTTAAAACGCCGCATATCGATGCCTTCGTAAAAGAAGGCATGGTATTTACCGACGGGCACTCCGGCTCGGCGGTATGCTCCCCGACGCGCTATGGCCTGCTTACGGGGCGCTACGCATGGCGTTCCCGGCTCAAGAAGACCATCGTGGTCAACTGGGAAGCGCTGCTCATCGAAAAAGATCGCCTCACCATCGCTTCGATGCTCAAGACCGAAGGCTACGATACCGCGGCCATCGGCAAATGGCACCTGGGCTGGAGCTGGCCGTTTAAACACGGCAAGGCCAACCACACGGCAAGAGCTAAAACCATGGCCCAGTGGGCCCGCGATGGAATCGACTGGAAAGCTCCGGTCGGCGGTGGCCCCACCAGTTGCGGCTTTGATTATTATTTTGGTGACGATGTCATCAACAAACCACCGCGAGTCTATATTGAAAACGACCGGGTGCTGGGCACCCCGGATCCCAAGAACGACTGGTATACCTCCGACAGCGACTGGAAGGTCGATGAGGTGCTCCCGACCATCACCGAAAAAGCGGTTGCCTACATCGAGGAAAAGGCCAAAATGGACGCACCGTTTTTTCTCTATTTCCCCATGACCTCCCCGCACGGCCCGATTGCCCCTTCCGATGCGTTTAAGGGCAAAAGCGGGATCTCCCCCTATATCGACTTTGTGATCGAAACCGACCATCGGATCGGCCAGGTGATCGACGCCGTGGATCGCAGCGGCATTACTGAAAACACCCTGATCCTCTTCAGCGCCGATAATGGCACCTCGCTCAAGTTTCCCCGCGAAGACGGCTCCTTGGAAAAAGGCATCAACTTCAACACCCATGTGCGTGGCGGGAAATCGGATATCTGGGAAGGTGGACACAAAGTTCCCTTCGTCGCTCGCTGGCCGAAAACAGTAGCCGCCGGCTCACAAAACAACACCCCGGTCTGCCTGACCGACCTCATGGCAACTGCCGCTGATCTCGTTGGATTCGATCTGCCGGACAGCGCGGCGGTAGACAGCGTTAGTCTATTGCCCGCTCTACAGGGAAAACCATTCGTTCGCGGCTCGATCATCAACCACTCGATCTCCGGAAAATTCGCCATTCGCGACGGCCGGTGGAAGCTGGCCTTCTGCCCGGGGTCCGGCGGTTGGTCGTCCCCCACCGACGATGAGGCCGTCGAACTCAACCTCCCCGCATTACAACTTTACGACATGGTCAATGATCCAATGGAAACCACCAATATTGCCAACAGACATCCCGAAACCGTCCAGCAACTAACCAAGGAATTGCATAAAATAATCAGTCAGGGGCGCTCTACCGAGGGAGCGCCACAGAAGAACGCCGGAAAAACATGGCTCCCTGAGATTTAA
- a CDS encoding sulfatase produces the protein MKNTTRMGLGALVVAFCGVLFASGASAEKPNVLFIISDDLTASALSCYENKVCQTPNIDRIAERGVRFDNMHCMNPVCGPSRVSIMTGRYPGELDCYSNKDSKSVFDDPSLGSMTEPFRQQGWFAARVSKVYHMGIPGDITRGTAGADHAASWDVAVNIKDLEQKQPGKYELLSPRMKSSGMGFKVVETEAGALELADGKAVTQAIDLIREHKDQPFFLAVGLVRPHVPLVAPPEFFEPYPLESIELLKVPDNDLDDIPEAHHFDVNEVKYGMSEEQQRKAIRGYYASVSYMDAQVGRLLDELDKLGLDDNTIVVFTSDHGYLLGEHHMWEKQTLFENTTRVPFIVSVPWLADAQGQGCDRIAEHIDLFPTLTDLCGIETPADLPGQSLKTLLKDPRQEGWTKNAAYTLNSWGGESLRGEDFRLTVWHDGKSGIELYDLKKDPGEFTNHALNPEYATQLETMRGLLDERRRAAKTDVNAYLKKARPAFAKEK, from the coding sequence ATGAAGAATACCACTCGCATGGGCTTAGGCGCTCTAGTTGTTGCATTCTGTGGAGTATTATTCGCGTCGGGAGCGTCCGCGGAAAAGCCCAACGTGCTGTTTATCATCTCCGACGACCTTACGGCGTCGGCACTTTCGTGTTATGAAAACAAGGTTTGCCAAACTCCGAACATCGATCGGATTGCGGAGCGCGGGGTGCGCTTCGACAACATGCACTGCATGAATCCGGTGTGTGGACCTTCCCGCGTGTCGATCATGACGGGGCGCTATCCCGGAGAGCTGGACTGCTATAGCAACAAAGACTCGAAAAGCGTGTTCGATGACCCCTCACTGGGCAGTATGACCGAACCGTTCCGGCAGCAAGGCTGGTTTGCCGCACGGGTCAGCAAGGTCTACCATATGGGTATTCCCGGCGACATCACGAGAGGCACCGCCGGGGCGGATCATGCCGCGTCGTGGGACGTGGCGGTCAATATCAAGGATCTGGAACAAAAGCAGCCGGGGAAATACGAGCTGCTCTCCCCGAGGATGAAGAGCTCCGGCATGGGCTTCAAGGTGGTCGAGACCGAAGCGGGCGCATTGGAGCTCGCGGATGGCAAGGCGGTAACCCAAGCCATCGATTTGATCAGAGAGCACAAAGATCAGCCCTTTTTCCTCGCGGTGGGCCTTGTGCGTCCGCATGTCCCGCTTGTAGCGCCACCGGAATTTTTCGAACCCTATCCACTGGAAAGCATCGAGCTTCTGAAGGTGCCGGACAACGATCTCGACGATATTCCCGAAGCGCATCACTTTGATGTCAACGAAGTCAAATACGGCATGTCCGAAGAGCAGCAACGCAAGGCCATTCGCGGCTACTACGCCTCCGTTTCCTACATGGATGCCCAGGTCGGCCGCCTGTTGGACGAGCTGGATAAACTGGGCTTGGACGACAACACCATCGTCGTTTTCACCTCCGACCACGGTTACCTCCTTGGCGAACACCACATGTGGGAAAAACAGACGTTGTTCGAAAACACCACCCGTGTTCCGTTCATCGTTTCCGTTCCTTGGCTCGCGGACGCCCAGGGTCAAGGCTGCGACCGTATCGCCGAGCACATCGATCTGTTTCCGACCCTGACCGATCTCTGCGGGATTGAAACCCCTGCCGACCTGCCGGGACAATCCTTGAAGACCCTCCTGAAAGATCCCCGGCAGGAGGGCTGGACTAAAAACGCGGCCTACACGCTGAATAGTTGGGGCGGTGAATCCCTGCGCGGTGAAGACTTCCGTCTCACGGTCTGGCACGACGGTAAAAGCGGCATCGAGCTCTACGATCTCAAAAAGGATCCCGGTGAATTCACCAACCACGCGCTCAATCCCGAATATGCCACCCAACTCGAAACCATGCGCGGCTTGCTTGATGAACGTCGCCGCGCGGCGAAAACCGATGTCAACGCCTACCTGAAAAAGGCCCGCCCCGCCTTCGCGAAAGAGAAATAA
- a CDS encoding arylsulfatase has product MSAMKKMQMHASKPFGVLVAVFMIAMAAGARRDARPNIIVILTDDQGYGDVGRHGNPILKTPNFDRLHDESVRFTDFQVSPCCAPTRCALLTGMHEFKSGVTHTIKPWREMNPRSTTVAQTLKTAGYATGIFGKWHLGLDDAYRPNNRGFDEALHAKGDVQKSHFDPVLSRDGVEKKYKGYREDILFAEAMAFIEKNKDGKFFCYIPTYAPHTPNIAPEEYVEPYKDHPQAAFFGQVANVDQNIGLLLAKLVELKIDQETLIVLISDNGGTKGVDAWNAGMRGCKATPWIGGTRAMSFWRWPGVFKPRDVGSLTAHIDVLPTLAEISKAPLTEKHRSQLDGLSLLPLLNNPAAPWPADRMLFTNVGRWGKVAADTHAHNFAAVRMGKYHLVNNRCCADAKCRHAKCKQARGVADGSYKSIYTEDADKHYALTPEQGWGLYDLEHDVSESSNLAGQHPEVVERMAKAYDAWWAEVRPLMFPEDDV; this is encoded by the coding sequence ATGAGCGCGATGAAAAAAATGCAGATGCATGCAAGCAAGCCCTTTGGCGTATTGGTGGCCGTGTTTATGATTGCGATGGCTGCCGGGGCGCGGCGGGATGCCCGACCCAACATCATCGTCATTTTGACCGATGACCAAGGATACGGCGACGTCGGCCGGCATGGCAATCCAATCCTGAAAACGCCGAACTTTGACCGGCTCCATGACGAGAGTGTTCGCTTTACCGATTTTCAGGTAAGCCCCTGCTGCGCTCCGACGAGGTGCGCCCTTTTGACGGGCATGCACGAATTCAAGTCTGGCGTCACGCATACGATCAAGCCGTGGCGGGAAATGAATCCCCGATCGACCACCGTTGCCCAGACATTGAAAACGGCCGGATACGCGACGGGTATTTTTGGGAAGTGGCACCTCGGTCTTGATGACGCGTACCGACCCAATAACCGCGGATTCGACGAGGCGCTCCATGCCAAGGGGGATGTCCAGAAAAGCCATTTTGATCCGGTGCTTTCGCGCGACGGGGTTGAGAAAAAATACAAAGGTTATCGGGAGGACATTCTCTTCGCCGAGGCGATGGCGTTCATCGAGAAGAACAAGGACGGGAAGTTTTTCTGCTATATCCCCACCTATGCGCCGCACACGCCGAACATTGCTCCAGAAGAATATGTTGAACCGTACAAAGACCATCCCCAGGCCGCGTTTTTCGGGCAGGTCGCCAATGTCGACCAAAACATTGGACTGCTTCTCGCGAAGCTGGTGGAGTTGAAAATCGATCAAGAAACACTGATCGTGCTGATCAGCGACAACGGCGGCACTAAGGGAGTCGATGCATGGAATGCCGGGATGCGCGGCTGCAAGGCCACCCCTTGGATCGGAGGAACCCGCGCGATGTCTTTCTGGCGGTGGCCGGGCGTCTTCAAGCCCCGGGATGTTGGATCGTTGACCGCGCATATCGATGTGTTGCCCACGCTGGCGGAAATCAGCAAAGCGCCGCTAACGGAAAAACACCGGTCGCAACTCGACGGGCTTAGCCTGCTTCCGCTCCTGAACAACCCCGCCGCGCCGTGGCCCGCAGATCGCATGCTCTTTACCAATGTCGGCCGCTGGGGAAAAGTCGCCGCGGATACCCATGCCCATAATTTTGCCGCAGTCCGGATGGGCAAATACCATTTGGTGAATAACCGTTGCTGCGCTGACGCGAAGTGCCGGCATGCCAAGTGCAAACAGGCAAGAGGCGTTGCTGATGGAAGCTACAAGTCGATCTATACCGAAGATGCTGACAAACATTATGCATTGACGCCGGAGCAGGGCTGGGGGTTGTACGATCTGGAACACGACGTTTCAGAAAGCAGCAACCTCGCCGGCCAACATCCCGAGGTGGTTGAACGCATGGCGAAAGCCTATGACGCGTGGTGGGCGGAGGTGCGCCCGCTGATGTTCCCCGAAGATGATGTATAA
- a CDS encoding 3-keto-disaccharide hydrolase, translating to MKTVWILGIMAVATASVADIGELMEQAANDKGYAPLFAKDLSNAQLTEKMWQFKGDILQPTPERVTKPLPPKTGKKKPRHPRDIWSTKRYSNFIIDLEFKNAKDTNSGIFIRCGDIANWLQTTMEVQIMQEDGKTPRNSIGSIYDCKAADAKPKLNPVGEWNHYTVIANDNWIHVVLNGKLINSMDLNLWTEVGKNPDGSTNKFKTAYTDMPREGHVGLQYHGQPVWFRNVRIKTL from the coding sequence ATGAAAACAGTGTGGATTCTGGGAATAATGGCCGTTGCAACTGCTTCGGTGGCGGATATCGGGGAGTTGATGGAGCAGGCAGCAAACGACAAAGGCTACGCTCCCTTGTTCGCGAAGGATCTGTCCAACGCGCAACTGACCGAAAAGATGTGGCAGTTCAAAGGCGACATTCTCCAGCCGACACCGGAACGGGTCACCAAACCACTACCTCCGAAAACGGGGAAGAAAAAACCCCGGCACCCGCGCGATATCTGGAGCACAAAACGCTACTCGAATTTTATCATCGATCTCGAATTTAAAAATGCAAAGGACACAAATAGCGGAATATTTATCCGCTGTGGTGATATTGCAAACTGGCTCCAAACCACCATGGAAGTGCAGATTATGCAGGAGGATGGAAAAACGCCGCGTAATTCCATCGGTTCCATCTATGACTGCAAAGCCGCCGACGCTAAACCCAAACTCAACCCCGTTGGCGAATGGAACCACTATACCGTCATTGCCAATGATAACTGGATCCATGTGGTGCTGAACGGGAAACTGATTAACTCCATGGACCTGAACCTGTGGACGGAGGTCGGGAAAAATCCGGACGGCAGTACGAATAAATTTAAAACCGCCTACACGGATATGCCCCGCGAGGGCCACGTCGGGCTCCAGTACCACGGTCAGCCGGTCTGGTTCCGCAATGTTCGTATCAAAACATTGTAA
- a CDS encoding glycosyl hydrolase family 95 catalytic domain-containing protein has product MAVDFGKTPDAVLALPTRERLKRIKKGERDDPDLIETYFQYGRYLLVASSRPGTFPANLQGLWNPHEKAPWGSDYHLNINIQMNYWPAETTHLGEMHEPFFDLIRYFQPTGKAMAEKLGMKGWCMGHATDIWGHARIMSPRAYWGGSFFGGQWMTFHILEHYRFNRDKAFLEKNWDLLTASTAFAESWLIPDSETGKLISRPSCSPENRFSYGKEDGTTGKAALSAGNTFDQYMILQVFNDYLEAAKALGKEADPFVKKIEETLPKVQRPQIGEDGRLQEWRLPFGEPEPGHRHMSHVIGAYPGNQINLDRDPAMRDAVLKSIEFRLASGGAGTGWSRAWTIGMFARFSDAERAYENLLAILRKSTFDNLWDRHPPFQIDGNFGSTAAIAEMLMHSHNDEIKLLPALPADWKDGSVRGVRARGDFTVDIEWAGGKLKRAIIHGGKNSMGRISVSYGDAKHIVHVDPGGSAELSLADF; this is encoded by the coding sequence ACCTGATCGAAACCTATTTCCAGTATGGGCGCTACCTGCTGGTGGCCTCCTCCCGTCCCGGCACCTTTCCGGCCAACCTCCAGGGGCTTTGGAATCCGCACGAAAAAGCGCCCTGGGGTTCGGACTATCACTTGAACATTAATATTCAAATGAACTATTGGCCGGCCGAAACAACCCACTTGGGCGAAATGCACGAACCGTTTTTCGATCTCATCCGCTACTTTCAGCCGACCGGCAAGGCCATGGCCGAAAAGTTGGGCATGAAGGGCTGGTGCATGGGGCACGCAACCGATATCTGGGGCCACGCCCGGATCATGAGTCCGCGCGCCTATTGGGGCGGTTCCTTCTTTGGCGGGCAATGGATGACCTTCCATATTCTGGAGCATTACCGCTTCAACCGCGACAAGGCGTTCCTTGAAAAAAACTGGGATCTCTTGACCGCATCCACCGCGTTTGCCGAGTCGTGGCTCATTCCCGACTCCGAGACCGGGAAGCTTATATCGCGCCCCAGCTGCTCGCCGGAAAACCGGTTCTCCTATGGTAAGGAAGACGGGACAACGGGGAAAGCCGCGCTTTCGGCGGGAAATACGTTTGACCAGTATATGATCCTCCAGGTCTTCAACGATTATCTCGAAGCGGCGAAGGCGCTGGGGAAGGAGGCCGATCCGTTTGTGAAGAAGATTGAGGAGACCCTACCAAAGGTTCAGCGCCCGCAAATCGGCGAGGACGGGCGCCTGCAGGAATGGCGTCTTCCATTCGGTGAGCCTGAGCCTGGTCACCGGCATATGTCGCACGTCATAGGCGCGTATCCCGGAAACCAGATCAACCTCGATCGTGATCCCGCGATGCGGGACGCCGTTCTGAAATCGATCGAGTTTCGCCTTGCCAGCGGCGGAGCTGGAACAGGCTGGAGCCGGGCGTGGACCATTGGTATGTTCGCTCGCTTTTCCGATGCGGAGCGCGCCTATGAAAACCTGTTGGCCATCCTGCGGAAGTCAACATTCGATAACTTGTGGGATCGGCATCCTCCCTTCCAGATCGATGGTAACTTTGGCTCGACCGCCGCGATTGCCGAAATGCTGATGCACAGTCATAACGACGAGATCAAGCTACTGCCTGCGCTTCCGGCGGACTGGAAAGACGGTAGCGTTCGGGGGGTGCGGGCGAGGGGCGACTTTACCGTGGATATCGAATGGGCCGGCGGAAAGCTCAAGCGCGCGATCATCCATGGCGGGAAAAACTCGATGGGCAGAATCTCGGTGTCCTATGGCGACGCAAAACATATCGTCCATGTAGATCCCGGCGGATCCGCGGAGTTATCTCTCGCTGATTTTTAG